Part of the Streptomyces sp. NBC_01264 genome, ACCAGCCAGTGCACCCGCACCCGTGCCCGTCGAGCGGCTGGGCTTCGAGATGCCGCCGGTGTTCGCCACCGCCGCGCAGGAGCGCGCGCACCGCAAGGAGCGGCTCGCCGGGGCGCTGCGGCTGCTGGGCCGGCTCGGGTACGAGGACGGGGTGGGCGGGCACGTCAGCGCCCGGGACCCGGAGTTCGAGGACTGCTACTGGGTGAACCCCTTCGGCCGGGCCTTCGGCGCGATCGGCCCCGAGGACCTGCTGCTCGTCGACGGGGAGGGGCGGGTCCGCCAGGGGGAGCGCAGGGTCAACCAGCTGGCCTTCGCCGTGCACGCGGCCGTCCACCGCGCCCGGCCCGCCGTGGTGGCCGTCGTCCGCACGCAGGCCCCGTACGGCAGGGCGCTCGCCGCGCTCGGCGAACTGCTCGCCCCCGTCACGCAGGAGGCCTGCGCCTTCTACGAGGACCACGCGCTGCTCGACGAGTTCTCGGTCGGCGGGGCCTTGGGCGGCGGGGACGTGGGCGGCGGGGACGCCGAGCGGATCGCGAGCGCGCTCGGCCCCTACAAGGCGCTGGTCCTGCGCAACCTCGGGCTGCTGACGGTCGGCGACTCGGTGGAGGCCGCCGCATGGTGGTTCATCGCGGCGGAGCGGGCCGCGCAGGTCCAGCTGATCGCGCGGGCGGCCGGGAAGACGGTGCTCATCAGCCACCACAGCGCCCTCGCGACCCGGGAGCGGTTCGGGTCCGATCTCGCGGCCTGGGTCAACTGCCAGCCGCTGCTGGAGACCTCAGGAGCGGGTCCGTCAACATCATGAACGGTTAATCACCTGCTCTGACATCGTGCGCAATCCGGAACACTGCCGCAGTGGTGCACAATTCGCTGGCATCGCACCGTAGTTCAGAGAGGCGGCACGTTCGTGGCTGTCCAAGAGATGTCCAGAAGCACCCATACCGCGGCCTGTGCCTGCGAGGACTGCACACGAGAGGGGCACCGCCGGGCGGTCGCAGCGTTCCTGGAGAAGCGCGACGAGTTCGCCTCCGGGCAGGGGGTGCCGGCCGCCGTGGCCCACTCCCTCGGGGCCTCCCGCCAGTGGGTCTCCGACGAGCTGACCCTCTCGGCCCG contains:
- a CDS encoding class II aldolase/adducin family protein, whose protein sequence is MTEPPASAPAPVPVERLGFEMPPVFATAAQERAHRKERLAGALRLLGRLGYEDGVGGHVSARDPEFEDCYWVNPFGRAFGAIGPEDLLLVDGEGRVRQGERRVNQLAFAVHAAVHRARPAVVAVVRTQAPYGRALAALGELLAPVTQEACAFYEDHALLDEFSVGGALGGGDVGGGDAERIASALGPYKALVLRNLGLLTVGDSVEAAAWWFIAAERAAQVQLIARAAGKTVLISHHSALATRERFGSDLAAWVNCQPLLETSGAGPSTS